One genomic segment of Vibrio penaeicida includes these proteins:
- a CDS encoding phosphodiesterase, with translation MLIAQLTDLHIKKEGKLAYQKVDTLQCLKDAVQHINRLNVDLVVITGDLGDFGLDEEYAIVLRELSQLNAPVRVIPGNHDHKIRLREGLRELVDFEDSVECNFSLETEHCLLIGLDSSIPEKPHGCIASTSLNWLQSKLKETSKPVLLFVHHPPMEVGINHMDVQNLHNAEALWDVIAPFDSVVGIITGHLHRTITAIWKGVPVWVGPSHSHSVALDFDKEGIPAFQMEPKAIQLFKVDDKGVLSHVSYIGDYEGPFPFFDKEGLVD, from the coding sequence ATGCTGATTGCTCAGTTGACTGATTTACATATTAAGAAGGAAGGTAAACTCGCGTATCAAAAAGTGGATACATTGCAGTGCCTTAAAGATGCGGTCCAACACATCAACCGTTTGAATGTCGACTTGGTTGTTATTACAGGCGACTTAGGCGATTTTGGCTTAGATGAAGAATACGCCATTGTTCTGCGCGAGCTAAGCCAGTTGAATGCGCCAGTCCGCGTTATTCCTGGCAATCACGATCACAAGATTCGTTTACGTGAAGGGCTAAGAGAGTTGGTGGATTTTGAAGATTCTGTTGAGTGTAACTTCTCACTGGAAACAGAGCATTGTCTGCTGATTGGGCTGGATTCATCGATACCAGAAAAGCCGCATGGGTGTATTGCTAGCACCAGCTTAAATTGGTTGCAATCGAAATTGAAGGAGACGTCCAAACCCGTACTTTTGTTTGTGCATCACCCTCCGATGGAAGTTGGAATAAACCATATGGATGTACAAAACTTGCACAATGCTGAGGCATTATGGGACGTTATTGCACCGTTTGATTCAGTGGTTGGGATTATAACGGGGCATTTGCATCGTACTATTACTGCCATTTGGAAGGGCGTGCCAGTTTGGGTTGGGCCTTCGCACAGTCATAGCGTCGCATTAGACTTTGATAAAGAAGGGATCCCAGCGTTTCAAATGGAACCTAAGGCAATTCAATTATTCAAGGTAGATGACAAGGGAGTGTTGAGCCATGTTAGCTACATTGGAGACTATGAAGGACCATTCCCATTCTTTGATAAAGAAGGGCTGGTGGACTAA
- a CDS encoding ABC transporter ATP-binding protein: MSQAHQIQGITLNNVKKTFPNGSVALKETSLDIAPGEILVLLGPSGCGKTTTLRMIAGLEQCDSGGSISFGEQDVTPLPIEKRNVGMVFQSYALFPNMNVSQNIEYGLKIRGVSEEVRKKKLQEMLVMFDLEPYSQRDISQLSGGQKQRVALARAIIVEPAVLLLDEPLSALDALLRKRLRDDIQVLLKKLGITAVYVTHDQEEAMVIGDRIAVLDHGEIAQIGSPEAIYRQPDSPFVADFIGEANRFDGWKNGAALKLSNAQTLPLSQPNDNEEGEVMTVMVRPEDMYISDSGDHSLSGHITHLAFLGDRTRLTVECDLENPVAVDCFDRQNFELGQVVNLSVNSQHIILLGSKDADCSVD; the protein is encoded by the coding sequence GTGAGTCAAGCACATCAAATACAGGGTATTACCCTCAATAATGTTAAAAAGACATTTCCCAATGGTTCAGTGGCGCTGAAGGAGACAAGCCTAGATATCGCCCCAGGAGAAATCCTTGTTTTGCTAGGACCTTCTGGGTGTGGAAAAACCACCACGCTAAGAATGATCGCAGGCTTGGAGCAGTGTGACAGTGGCGGTTCCATTTCGTTTGGAGAACAAGACGTAACGCCACTACCAATTGAAAAGCGCAACGTTGGAATGGTATTTCAATCGTATGCCCTTTTTCCCAATATGAACGTCTCTCAAAATATTGAATATGGCTTAAAAATCCGAGGTGTATCAGAGGAAGTACGAAAGAAAAAGCTGCAAGAGATGCTGGTTATGTTTGATCTAGAACCCTATTCTCAGAGAGACATATCGCAACTATCTGGCGGGCAAAAGCAGCGTGTGGCTTTAGCAAGAGCCATTATCGTAGAGCCTGCGGTGTTACTGCTTGATGAGCCACTTTCTGCATTGGATGCTCTTTTACGCAAACGTCTTCGAGATGATATTCAAGTGCTGCTAAAAAAATTAGGCATTACCGCCGTTTATGTTACGCACGATCAGGAAGAAGCCATGGTGATTGGCGATCGTATCGCTGTTCTTGATCATGGTGAGATTGCACAGATTGGATCGCCAGAAGCAATTTATCGTCAGCCCGATTCTCCGTTTGTGGCCGATTTTATCGGAGAGGCCAACCGATTCGATGGCTGGAAAAACGGTGCAGCGCTTAAACTCTCTAATGCGCAAACCCTCCCATTATCGCAACCGAATGATAATGAAGAGGGTGAAGTCATGACGGTCATGGTCCGACCGGAAGACATGTACATTTCAGATTCAGGAGACCACTCTCTTAGCGGACACATTACTCATCTCGCATTCTTGGGTGATAGGACGAGGCTGACCGTAGAGTGTGATTTAGAGAATCCGGTTGCGGTTGACTGTTTTGATCGCCAAAACTTTGAATTGGGGCAGGTCGTGAATTTGTCCGTAAACAGCCAACACATTATTTTATTAGGGAGCAAAGATGCTGATTGCTCAGTTGACTGA